The Deltaproteobacteria bacterium nucleotide sequence GAACGGATTGATCGGGAGGCAGAAAGGCGCCGCCGGGATTGAACACAAGGTTCAGGGGAAGCCTCTCTTCGATCCCGTAGCCTTCCTGATTGAGAAGGCGTAAAGCATCAACACTCTTTTGGTAAACATCAGCCCCTCGCTGCGCATTGACATTTTCCTCCAAATAACAGGGCAGTGATCCGACGAGGTGAATTTCCTTTTCTCTTAGAAATGGGATGATCTCTTTTACGGATGGTTCCGTGAGAACCGTCAGATTCGTGCGAATTTGAACCGTTTGTCCTTCGTCCCGTAATGCTGACAGGAAGCGCTTGAAATCTGGATGTAATTCAGGAGAACCCCCGGTGATATCGACCAGTTGGAACATATTCCGACCCGTCAATTCCAGGATCTTTTCCATGATACGCCAGGGCATCATTTCTGTCCGCCCGGGCGAGCATTCCAGGTGACAATGTGTGCAGGCCAGATTGCAATGACGGCCGACATTGATCTGAAGTATGCCGATTTCCTGGCTCTTCAATCCTTCGGGGTGAATTTTCCTGATCCTTGCATCGAATTCGTTCATTGCTGAAGGGTCCTTTCTTCTGAATCTTTTTCAATAGAAGAATTTTGCGTTGACATTATCTTACGGAAATATGGTTTAAATGCAAGGGGTAAGAGCAGGGCTGAAGCAGCAATAAGAATGCCGATGATCAATCCTTTGATACTGCCCTTCAGAATAAGTTCTCCGAGGGAGCTGCCGAAGGCAACGAAAGCGACACAAGCAGGCAACATAAAGACGAAGGTGCTCCAGAGATAATGCCGAAAAGGAATCGGCGTAATCCCAAAGAGATAATTGAGGACATTAAAGGGAAAAACGGGAATAAGCCTTGTAAAGGCAACGGCCTTCCATCCATGCCTTTCAACCTGCGTCTGCAGCCATTGCCACCTCTCCGGCGAAAATCCGGCTTTAACCGTGCCGCCGAAAAGATAACGGGCCAGCAGAAAGGAAACACAGGCGCCCGCTGTTGCACTCGTGATGGAGAGAACAACGCCCCAGAATGGTCCCCATAGAAATCCCGCGGCCAGGGTCAGGGGGATACTGGGGAGAAAGAGGGCCGGCGCTATGGCATAGATACTGATAAAAATGAGCGGTGCTGCTACCGGATAACTTTTCAGCGTATCAAAAATCAACTCGGCGGAAAAGTATCCCTGATTACCCAGGTAAACGGAAAGGACGATCAATATTACGACAGCGAGCCCCGCAAGAAACCTTTTACTCTTGATCTGCTGCAAAAATGAAAGAAGAAACCTGTTGATCCAGCTTCGAAGCGATGAGACCGGTTTCTGAAGCGGCGTGATGCCCGGCAGGAATTCGAGGATGTGGAAGGAGTTTTTACCCTTCGGCATAAAACGGTTCTTGCAGCCCGTACAGTATGTGACGATGGGATTTTCTCCCGATGCCTGAATTATCCTGTCGGTGAATTGTTCGGCCAGGGTTGGGGATAAAGTCGCTAATCCACCGCCGTAGCCACAGCACAGAGATTCTCGAGAATCAACAATTGCCTGATCCTGCCGATCAAACAATTCTCTTGTTGTCTGCCTGATAGTTTCCGATTGAAAAGATGGGCATGGGTGGTGGAGATATATGTGTTTCTCTAATTCGAATTCAAATGCATCCCGTGGCAGGACTTCAAGGATGTGTTCGACCTTTATGTCTTTAATAAATAGTGAAAAAATCTTCTGGCAGTTTGGGCAGCCGGTAATCACACGGGAAATAT carries:
- the arsS gene encoding arsenosugar biosynthesis radical SAM protein ArsS (Some members of this family are selenoproteins.), with product MNEFDARIRKIHPEGLKSQEIGILQINVGRHCNLACTHCHLECSPGRTEMMPWRIMEKILELTGRNMFQLVDITGGSPELHPDFKRFLSALRDEGQTVQIRTNLTVLTEPSVKEIIPFLREKEIHLVGSLPCYLEENVNAQRGADVYQKSVDALRLLNQEGYGIEERLPLNLVFNPGGAFLPPDQSVLEKMYRQELKARFDISFNRLLVLTNMPLGRFRWHLEHHEQSEAYMSMLKTAFNPSTVAGLMCRHQISIDWDGTIYDCDFNLALGLTVNHSAPHRIETFDHALLSSREIVTGIHCFGCTAGAGSSCAGSLIECK
- a CDS encoding VTT domain-containing protein; the protein is MEHSQSVEAFLDACTACTGCGSCATSCPFLQAYGTPDSIIAGHPQDVFLCTNCGGCVSRCPSGLSPAESLFQTKCDLIRAGNIPDTVRQALKGARGFADTGHHFPFVSYSAADTVFWPGCGLAGMYPDVARKIIGILSEHLGTKVGMVLDCCYDPVYQFGDVTTAGTAIKSIRARLKSHNISRVITGCPNCQKIFSLFIKDIKVEHILEVLPRDAFEFELEKHIYLHHPCPSFQSETIRQTTRELFDRQDQAIVDSRESLCCGYGGGLATLSPTLAEQFTDRIIQASGENPIVTYCTGCKNRFMPKGKNSFHILEFLPGITPLQKPVSSLRSWINRFLLSFLQQIKSKRFLAGLAVVILIVLSVYLGNQGYFSAELIFDTLKSYPVAAPLIFISIYAIAPALFLPSIPLTLAAGFLWGPFWGVVLSITSATAGACVSFLLARYLFGGTVKAGFSPERWQWLQTQVERHGWKAVAFTRLIPVFPFNVLNYLFGITPIPFRHYLWSTFVFMLPACVAFVAFGSSLGELILKGSIKGLIIGILIAASALLLPLAFKPYFRKIMSTQNSSIEKDSEERTLQQ